One stretch of Bradyrhizobium canariense DNA includes these proteins:
- a CDS encoding DUF1488 family protein — MPLTRGKVLGYDLERLAFRFSMLNDEKTVECQISDAAMDKLAGERGTLSTARQAQFLAHRDAIEQIASDLFDAAPTVKGAVVRIFTKHIPK; from the coding sequence ATGCCGCTGACGCGAGGCAAAGTCCTGGGATACGACCTCGAACGCCTGGCGTTTAGATTTTCCATGCTCAACGACGAAAAAACGGTTGAATGTCAGATCAGTGACGCTGCAATGGACAAACTTGCCGGTGAACGTGGCACCCTGAGCACCGCCAGGCAAGCGCAGTTCCTGGCTCACCGGGACGCGATCGAGCAAATCGCCTCCGACCTGTTCGACGCCGCTCCCACGGTCAAAGGCGCCGTCGTCCGGATATTCACCAAGCACATTCCGAAATAA
- a CDS encoding ABC transporter ATP-binding protein — MRETTELDRMTTTAQATAPLLSVRNIEVVYDDVILVLRGLSLEVPKAAIVALLGANGAGKSTTLKAISGLLKTEDGEVTRGEIVFDGERINGIDPDKIVRRGIFQVMEGRRIISDMTSLENLRLGAFTRSDGDISADIDMVFKYFPRLKERTGLAGYLSGGEQQMLAIGRALMARPKMILMDEPSMGLSPLLVKEVFAIIREINRDLGVTILLVEQNARAALSVASHGYIMEQGKVVLDGSADELRDNEDVKEFYLGGAGDQRKSFKNLKSFKRRKRWL, encoded by the coding sequence ATGAGGGAAACGACCGAGCTGGATCGCATGACGACAACGGCGCAGGCGACCGCCCCGCTGCTCAGCGTGCGCAATATCGAGGTGGTGTATGACGACGTCATCCTGGTGCTGCGGGGCCTGAGCCTTGAGGTGCCAAAGGCTGCGATCGTCGCGCTGCTCGGCGCCAACGGCGCCGGCAAATCGACGACGCTGAAGGCGATCTCGGGTTTGCTCAAGACCGAGGACGGCGAAGTCACCCGCGGCGAGATCGTCTTCGACGGCGAGCGCATCAACGGCATCGATCCCGACAAGATCGTCCGCCGCGGCATCTTTCAGGTGATGGAAGGCCGCCGCATCATCTCCGACATGACCTCGCTGGAAAATTTGCGGCTCGGCGCCTTCACCCGCAGCGATGGCGATATCAGCGCCGACATCGACATGGTCTTCAAATATTTCCCGCGCCTGAAGGAACGCACGGGCCTCGCCGGCTATCTCTCCGGCGGTGAGCAGCAGATGCTGGCGATCGGCCGCGCGCTGATGGCACGCCCGAAGATGATCCTGATGGATGAGCCGTCGATGGGATTGTCGCCGCTGCTCGTCAAGGAAGTGTTTGCCATCATTCGCGAGATCAACCGGGATCTCGGGGTGACGATCCTGCTGGTGGAACAGAATGCGCGCGCTGCGCTCTCGGTCGCCAGCCATGGCTACATCATGGAGCAAGGCAAGGTCGTGCTCGACGGCAGCGCCGACGAATTGCGCGACAACGAGGACGTCAAGGAATTTTACCTCGGCGGCGCCGGCGACCAGCGCAAGAGTTTCAAGAACCTGAAAAGTTTCAAGCGGCGAAAACGGTGGCTCTGA
- a CDS encoding ABC transporter substrate-binding protein — MTIKSLLSTVSLALLIGGTTTAQAQIAIGHLEDLSGGTSDVGTPYGQGVADTFAWVNKHGGIGGKQLNVDSNDYGYQVPRAIALYKKWSGGDKVAAIMGWGTADTEALTGFLAQDKIPDISGSYAAALTDPEGTSGKAKPAPYNFFYGPSYSDALRAELTWAAEDWKAKGKPGKPKFVHMGANHPYPNAPKAAGEALATELGFDVLPPLVFALAPGDYSAQCLSLKSAGANYAYLGNTAASNISVMKACKTAGVDVQFLSNVWGMDENAAKAAGDAADGVIFPLRTAVGWGGNAPGMKTVMEISGMSDPTGKVYRPVHYITAVCTALYMKEAIEWATKNGGPTGENVAKGFYQKADWVPAGMEGVCDPSTWTEKDHRPTMKVDLYRSKISGPTDGDINDLMAKGIIKLEKVKTVELPRKPEWFGW; from the coding sequence ATGACCATCAAATCCCTGCTCAGCACTGTTTCACTCGCTTTATTGATCGGCGGCACGACGACGGCGCAAGCCCAGATCGCGATCGGGCACCTGGAAGACCTGTCGGGCGGTACGTCCGACGTCGGCACGCCCTATGGACAGGGCGTCGCAGACACCTTTGCCTGGGTCAACAAGCACGGTGGCATCGGCGGCAAGCAGCTCAACGTCGACAGCAACGACTATGGCTATCAGGTGCCGCGCGCGATCGCGCTCTACAAGAAATGGTCAGGCGGCGACAAGGTCGCGGCGATCATGGGTTGGGGCACAGCCGATACCGAAGCGCTGACCGGCTTCCTGGCGCAGGACAAGATCCCCGATATTTCCGGCTCCTACGCCGCGGCGCTCACGGACCCCGAAGGCACCAGCGGGAAGGCAAAACCCGCGCCGTATAATTTCTTCTACGGCCCGAGCTACTCCGACGCGTTGCGCGCCGAACTGACCTGGGCGGCGGAAGACTGGAAGGCCAAGGGCAAGCCGGGCAAGCCCAAATTCGTGCACATGGGCGCCAACCACCCCTACCCGAACGCGCCGAAAGCGGCCGGCGAAGCGCTCGCCACCGAACTCGGCTTCGACGTGCTGCCGCCACTGGTGTTCGCGCTGGCGCCCGGCGATTACAGCGCGCAGTGCCTCAGCCTGAAAAGCGCCGGCGCCAATTACGCCTATCTCGGCAACACCGCCGCTTCCAATATCTCCGTCATGAAGGCCTGCAAGACCGCCGGCGTCGATGTCCAGTTCCTCAGCAACGTCTGGGGCATGGACGAGAACGCCGCCAAGGCCGCCGGCGACGCCGCCGATGGCGTGATCTTCCCGCTGCGCACAGCGGTCGGCTGGGGCGGCAATGCACCCGGCATGAAAACGGTGATGGAAATCTCCGGGATGTCCGACCCGACCGGCAAGGTCTATCGGCCCGTGCATTACATCACCGCCGTCTGTACCGCGCTGTACATGAAGGAAGCGATCGAGTGGGCAACCAAGAACGGCGGCCCGACCGGCGAGAATGTCGCCAAGGGCTTCTATCAGAAGGCCGACTGGGTGCCGGCCGGCATGGAAGGCGTCTGCGATCCATCGACCTGGACCGAGAAGGATCATCGCCCGACCATGAAGGTCGATCTCTATCGCTCGAAAATCTCCGGTCCGACCGACGGCGATATCAACGATCTCATGGCCAAGGGCATCATCAAGCTCGAGAAGGTCAAGACCGTCGAACTGCCGCGCAAGCCGGAATGGTTTGGGTGGTGA
- a CDS encoding branched-chain amino acid ABC transporter permease translates to MAGPSLIPSGDYRTSYAADTTIFPTRISRNAAILGVILVCFAPLVLANYWLSISIQIGIFAIAALGLNILVGFTGQISIGHAAFFLLGAFTSAYISNNAPIPVFFAIPLAGVVTALVGLIFGVPAARLKGLYLVIATLAAQYILLDFFSRADWFSGGSVPASANPFSIFGYAFRGDRQYFYVVLAYLLVSYLLVTNLMRTRDGRALVAIRDHYLSAEIMGINLTKYRTLSFGLAAFFAGIAGALYAHYQLVVSNEGFGIERSILFLAMVIIGGTGSIMGTLMGTAFVVLLPESMEWISAGLKGSAIDKALSLNNNITFLREIAVGLIIIAFLMFEPDGLAHRWRQIKTYWKLYPFSH, encoded by the coding sequence ATGGCTGGCCCCTCTCTCATTCCCTCCGGCGACTACCGCACCAGCTATGCGGCCGACACCACGATCTTTCCCACGAGGATCAGCCGCAACGCCGCAATTCTCGGCGTCATCCTTGTCTGCTTCGCACCGCTGGTGCTCGCCAATTACTGGCTGAGCATTTCAATCCAGATCGGCATCTTCGCGATCGCGGCGCTCGGCCTGAACATCCTGGTCGGCTTCACCGGGCAGATTTCAATTGGCCACGCCGCGTTCTTTCTGCTCGGCGCCTTCACCTCGGCCTACATCTCGAACAACGCGCCGATCCCGGTCTTCTTCGCGATTCCGCTGGCGGGCGTCGTGACCGCGCTGGTCGGGCTCATCTTCGGCGTACCGGCGGCCCGGCTCAAGGGACTTTATCTCGTCATCGCGACGCTCGCCGCGCAATACATCCTGCTCGATTTCTTCTCGCGCGCCGACTGGTTTTCCGGCGGCTCGGTGCCGGCCAGCGCCAATCCGTTCTCGATCTTCGGCTACGCGTTCCGCGGCGACCGGCAATATTTCTATGTGGTGCTGGCTTATCTGCTGGTCAGCTATCTCCTCGTCACCAATCTGATGCGCACGCGCGACGGCCGCGCGCTGGTTGCGATCCGCGATCATTATCTTTCCGCGGAAATCATGGGCATCAACCTGACGAAATACCGCACGCTGTCGTTCGGGCTCGCCGCCTTCTTTGCCGGCATCGCCGGCGCACTCTATGCGCATTACCAGCTCGTCGTATCGAACGAGGGTTTTGGAATCGAGCGATCGATCCTTTTTCTGGCGATGGTCATCATCGGCGGCACCGGTTCGATCATGGGCACGCTGATGGGTACCGCCTTCGTGGTGCTGCTGCCGGAATCGATGGAGTGGATCAGCGCGGGACTGAAAGGCAGCGCGATCGACAAGGCGCTGTCGCTCAACAACAACATCACCTTCCTGCGCGAGATCGCGGTCGGGCTGATCATCATCGCATTCCTGATGTTCGAGCCGGATGGACTCGCGCATCGCTGGCGGCAGATCAAGACCTACTGGAAGCTCTACCCGTTTTCACATTGA
- a CDS encoding branched-chain amino acid ABC transporter permease, with product MNLQFLIQLLVNGLVVGTLYGVVAMSFVLIYKATQVVNFAQGELLLIGAWVCWALLTKYQVPFWLGMPLTLAFMFIFGIAIQIVILRPMIGEPIISVIMVTIGLSTVFQAALKWIFGVNPQPFPRVFTSQSLNFLGLQIQTVYVMSLVVSVAMMAGMAWFFRASKYGLAMRATAFDQQVAQSLGISVKNVFAMAWAISATVSAVAGVVVAVVNGVSSGLSDYGIKVFPAAILGGLDSIGGAVLGGIIIGLLENIAQYIDSEYLHWGNLYEIAPFYVLIIVLMIKPYGLFGTKDIERV from the coding sequence ATGAACCTGCAGTTCCTGATCCAGCTTCTGGTCAACGGCCTCGTGGTCGGCACGCTCTATGGCGTGGTCGCGATGTCGTTCGTGCTGATCTACAAGGCGACGCAGGTGGTGAATTTCGCGCAGGGCGAATTGCTGTTGATCGGCGCCTGGGTGTGCTGGGCGCTGCTGACCAAATACCAGGTGCCGTTCTGGCTCGGCATGCCGCTGACGCTGGCCTTCATGTTCATCTTCGGCATCGCGATCCAGATCGTGATCCTGCGGCCGATGATCGGCGAGCCGATCATCTCGGTCATCATGGTCACGATCGGGCTGTCGACGGTGTTTCAGGCTGCGCTGAAATGGATCTTCGGCGTCAACCCGCAGCCATTCCCGCGCGTGTTCACCAGCCAATCCCTGAACTTCCTGGGTCTGCAAATCCAGACCGTCTATGTCATGAGCCTTGTGGTGTCGGTGGCGATGATGGCGGGCATGGCCTGGTTCTTCCGCGCCTCGAAATACGGCCTCGCCATGCGCGCCACCGCCTTCGACCAGCAGGTCGCGCAATCGCTCGGCATTTCCGTCAAGAATGTATTTGCGATGGCGTGGGCGATCTCGGCCACCGTCTCGGCAGTGGCGGGCGTCGTGGTCGCCGTCGTCAACGGCGTGTCGTCAGGCCTGTCGGATTACGGCATCAAGGTGTTTCCGGCGGCAATCCTAGGCGGGTTGGACTCGATCGGCGGCGCAGTGCTCGGCGGCATCATTATCGGGCTACTTGAAAACATCGCGCAATATATCGACAGCGAATATCTGCATTGGGGCAATCTGTACGAGATTGCGCCGTTCTACGTGCTGATCATCGTCCTGATGATCAAGCCGTACGGCCTGTTCGGCACCAAAGACATCGAGCGGGTGTAA